From the genome of Gracilibacillus salitolerans, one region includes:
- a CDS encoding GntR family transcriptional regulator, with translation MNATSLAEKPYLELRKQIIYGDIMPGELLSENNLSKEFEMSRTPIRNALLFLENDGFVTILKNRGTLVKEISYKELFEIVELNNCIMNYAVELLQKGAINLDIAQIKLHLDRQLQAEVNDEYAVYLKHSNLFARTIVENTRNQIMLQTFDSWRDKSFRAGMIGWKLRPNDKHYSANVLNSKLYEALSTEQYDKIKAILEENHYRIRERFIRMGNI, from the coding sequence ATGAATGCTACGTCATTAGCGGAAAAGCCCTATTTGGAATTACGAAAACAGATTATTTACGGAGATATCATGCCAGGGGAGCTTTTATCAGAGAATAATCTTTCAAAAGAGTTTGAAATGAGTCGGACACCGATTCGTAATGCTTTGCTTTTTTTAGAAAATGACGGATTTGTCACCATTCTAAAAAATAGAGGTACCCTTGTGAAAGAAATTTCTTATAAGGAATTATTCGAAATCGTCGAGCTGAATAATTGTATAATGAATTATGCTGTCGAATTGCTACAAAAAGGGGCAATCAATTTGGATATTGCTCAAATTAAATTACATTTAGACAGGCAATTACAAGCAGAAGTAAATGACGAGTACGCGGTCTACCTCAAGCATTCTAATTTATTTGCCAGAACCATTGTGGAAAATACCCGCAATCAAATCATGCTGCAGACTTTTGATTCCTGGCGTGATAAAAGCTTCCGTGCTGGAATGATTGGATGGAAATTAAGACCTAATGATAAACATTACTCTGCCAATGTTTTGAATAGCAAGCTTTATGAGGCCCTTTCAACCGAGCAATATGATAAGATCAAAGCAATTTTAGAGGAAAATCACTATCGTATCCGTGAACGATTTATTAGGATGGGGAATATTTAG
- a CDS encoding NAD(P)H-dependent oxidoreductase: MNVLIVFTHPNHQSLSYAFLQGVLRGCEENHVIQNVQVLDLYGENFDPVLQFGEKKKRRDMYKDPELEKYRDQLSWAEKIIFIYPIWWGRPPAMLMGYIDKMFASGFAYKDNGKLLPDGLLKGKSVVCISVMKGPTFYPMFWLNNTHKVLMRKALFQYVGIKKVKFFEFGNMENSKGKHQNKIKKVYKYFKN; the protein is encoded by the coding sequence GTGAACGTTTTAATTGTTTTTACCCATCCAAATCATCAAAGCTTGAGCTATGCATTTTTACAAGGGGTACTTCGAGGGTGTGAGGAAAACCATGTTATACAAAATGTTCAAGTTTTGGATTTATATGGTGAAAATTTTGATCCGGTCCTTCAATTTGGGGAGAAAAAGAAGAGAAGAGATATGTATAAAGATCCAGAATTAGAAAAATATCGGGATCAACTATCGTGGGCTGAAAAGATTATTTTTATCTACCCTATATGGTGGGGAAGACCTCCTGCTATGTTAATGGGTTATATTGATAAAATGTTTGCTTCAGGATTTGCCTACAAGGATAATGGTAAGTTGTTGCCAGACGGTTTGTTGAAGGGGAAATCAGTCGTATGTATTTCTGTAATGAAAGGTCCAACCTTTTATCCAATGTTTTGGCTAAATAATACTCATAAAGTTTTAATGCGTAAAGCATTATTTCAATACGTAGGCATTAAAAAGGTAAAGTTTTTTGAGTTTGGGAATATGGAAAATTCAAAGGGTAAACATCAGAATAAAATAAAAAAAGTATATAAATATTTCAAAAATTGA
- a CDS encoding MarR family winged helix-turn-helix transcriptional regulator, with protein MDRGNLFQQFVRFTASVHQVTNDMTKEIKIENITTVQYKILEFITVSQPVTLSEISECLHLSLPNSSRELKKLIQSQLCEKIIDPNDRRKFDIRLTENGTALMNKVFRQLELKFQERINNLTEPELKEIEEAIQILQTKFLHR; from the coding sequence ATGGACAGAGGTAATCTTTTCCAACAGTTTGTTCGATTTACTGCATCCGTACATCAAGTGACAAACGATATGACAAAAGAAATCAAAATTGAAAACATAACTACCGTTCAATACAAAATATTAGAGTTCATTACAGTTAGCCAACCTGTAACTCTTAGTGAAATCAGTGAATGCTTGCATTTATCTTTACCTAATTCTAGCCGTGAGTTAAAAAAATTAATTCAAAGCCAACTATGCGAAAAAATTATTGATCCGAATGATCGTCGCAAGTTTGACATTCGTCTTACAGAGAATGGAACGGCGCTAATGAATAAAGTGTTTCGACAGCTTGAATTAAAATTTCAAGAGCGAATTAACAATTTGACAGAGCCCGAACTAAAAGAAATAGAAGAGGCAATCCAAATTTTACAAACTAAATTTTTGCATAGGTGA
- the phnC gene encoding phosphonate ABC transporter ATP-binding protein, which produces MEALLSIKDLVKVYGRDTRALNGISLDFYPGEFIVVIGPSGAGKSTLIRCINRLVDPTEGAVVFDGQHMENIKGRGLREKRSKIGMIFQHYNLVSRTNVIKNVLHGQLSNTPLYKSLFGLYSQQDKQEAVELLKKVGLEDQIYKRADALSGGQMQRVGICRALLQRPKILLADEPIASLDPVSANIVMQQLHNISMEKQLTCVVNLHQVDYAKKYATRIVGIKKGQVVFDGPPANLTEPIVRDIYEGKETQMPLQNDNSVTDIFVNEDKQMTGAER; this is translated from the coding sequence ATGGAAGCTCTATTATCAATCAAAGATTTAGTAAAAGTATATGGAAGAGACACACGTGCACTAAATGGTATTTCCCTTGATTTCTATCCGGGGGAGTTTATTGTGGTGATTGGTCCATCTGGAGCGGGAAAATCGACACTGATCCGTTGCATCAACCGACTTGTTGACCCTACAGAAGGAGCGGTAGTCTTTGATGGCCAGCATATGGAAAACATAAAAGGTCGAGGTTTGCGGGAGAAACGTTCGAAGATTGGCATGATATTTCAGCATTATAATTTAGTGAGCCGAACCAATGTTATTAAAAATGTGCTTCATGGACAACTAAGCAATACACCTTTATATAAAAGTTTATTCGGTTTATATAGTCAGCAAGATAAACAAGAAGCGGTGGAATTATTGAAAAAAGTTGGACTAGAAGACCAAATCTATAAACGGGCCGATGCATTATCTGGAGGACAAATGCAAAGAGTAGGCATTTGCCGGGCGCTTTTGCAAAGACCGAAGATTCTACTCGCAGACGAACCAATTGCATCGCTTGATCCAGTATCAGCAAATATCGTGATGCAGCAGCTACACAATATTTCGATGGAAAAACAATTAACGTGTGTGGTTAATCTCCACCAGGTTGATTATGCGAAGAAATACGCAACACGAATTGTCGGCATTAAAAAGGGTCAAGTTGTTTTTGATGGTCCACCGGCCAATTTAACAGAACCAATCGTCCGCGATATCTATGAAGGGAAAGAGACCCAAATGCCACTGCAAAACGATAACAGTGTCACCGACATATTTGTTAATGAAGATAAACAAATGACTGGAGCAGAACGATGA
- a CDS encoding iron-containing alcohol dehydrogenase produces MKKIHAFQTVDKIIFGNHSLENLNEHLFAFGEIKHVLIATLPNFEKNLDIVTKQLDELQVTYDVITDIQPEPTVYHLNELYSRIESTSYDLMIGMGGGSILDAVKILSVLKTNDEPLENLIGTELIKNKGVPMVLIPTTSGTGSEVTPNSIVTFPEQELKIGIVSRHFLADLVVLDPMLTVSVPPRITAATGMDAFTHSFESYISNKANPISNMYAMESMKLITQSIVQSYEQGDNIEARSKMLLGATYGGMALTSAGTAAVHALAYPLGGKFKVSHGEANSMLLPHVTRVNLDVIEDKMAYIAKEIGLVEQGSSLSVKETAELLIKQIESWTKQLNIPQNIAEFGVKYEDIQPLALAASKVTRLLNNNPKELSVEDVENIYRKLLD; encoded by the coding sequence ATGAAGAAAATACATGCATTCCAAACGGTAGATAAAATTATCTTTGGAAATCACTCTTTAGAAAATCTGAATGAACATTTATTTGCATTTGGTGAGATAAAGCACGTTTTAATCGCTACATTACCTAACTTTGAGAAAAATTTAGATATCGTTACAAAGCAATTAGATGAATTACAGGTTACGTACGATGTTATTACAGACATTCAACCGGAACCAACTGTTTACCATTTAAATGAATTATATAGTCGGATTGAATCAACATCTTATGATTTGATGATTGGCATGGGTGGCGGAAGTATACTTGATGCAGTTAAGATTTTGTCCGTTTTAAAAACAAATGACGAGCCTTTGGAGAATTTAATTGGAACAGAATTGATTAAGAATAAAGGTGTGCCAATGGTATTAATTCCTACTACTTCCGGCACAGGTTCAGAAGTAACACCAAACTCTATCGTAACTTTTCCAGAGCAAGAATTAAAAATCGGTATTGTCAGTCGTCATTTCTTAGCCGATCTAGTTGTGCTTGATCCGATGTTAACAGTGAGTGTACCACCTAGAATAACGGCAGCAACTGGGATGGATGCTTTTACTCATTCGTTTGAATCTTACATTTCAAATAAGGCGAATCCAATTAGTAACATGTACGCGATGGAGTCGATGAAGCTAATTACACAAAGCATCGTGCAATCCTATGAGCAAGGCGATAATATCGAGGCAAGATCAAAAATGCTTTTAGGTGCAACCTATGGTGGCATGGCATTAACAAGTGCAGGAACAGCAGCAGTGCATGCGCTTGCTTATCCGTTAGGTGGTAAATTTAAGGTATCACATGGTGAAGCAAATTCTATGTTGCTCCCACATGTTACGAGAGTGAATCTGGATGTAATAGAAGACAAGATGGCATATATTGCAAAAGAAATTGGGCTGGTTGAACAGGGTAGTTCTTTATCTGTCAAAGAAACAGCAGAACTTTTAATTAAACAAATAGAAAGCTGGACAAAGCAGCTAAATATTCCGCAAAACATTGCTGAGTTTGGTGTTAAGTATGAAGACATTCAGCCATTAGCGTTAGCTGCATCAAAAGTTACGAGACTATTAAATAATAATCCTAAAGAGCTGTCAGTGGAAGATGTGGAAAACATTTACAGAAAATTACTAGATTAA
- a CDS encoding DEAD/DEAH box helicase, which produces MNKIQSLNEVLPDLKPFLQTIWDKSGFEKLTAIQLHTARFIIDGKDIIAESPTGSGKTLAYLLPLLQQIDPTQKNTQVVILASSHELVMQINQEVQEWSRDSGIGSATLIGGANVKRQIEKLKKKPQIVIGTPGRMNELINQKKLKMHQVKTIVLDEADQLLVPEHIPTIEKIVKSTLSDRQVLVFSATLPKIVQSKAEELMNSPEVIRVGKEDDDRPNVVYMYLVCEARDKIEPLRKLVRNHEMKALVFVKDITTLSVLAEKLDYMGINAGVLHSDSKKQERAKAIKEFREGKSDLLLASDVAARGLDIPDLSHVIHMDLPKETTQFVHRSGRTGRLGAESGTVVAIVTESEERQLQKFSRQLNLTFSKKILFKGKLVDSK; this is translated from the coding sequence ATGAATAAAATTCAATCATTAAATGAAGTATTACCTGACCTGAAACCGTTTCTTCAAACCATATGGGATAAATCCGGATTTGAAAAGCTAACAGCCATTCAACTACATACGGCCCGTTTTATAATCGACGGAAAAGATATCATTGCTGAGTCACCAACAGGCAGCGGTAAAACGCTAGCTTACCTTTTACCACTTTTGCAACAAATCGACCCAACTCAAAAAAATACCCAAGTTGTTATCTTAGCATCATCCCATGAACTGGTGATGCAAATAAATCAAGAAGTTCAGGAGTGGTCAAGGGATAGTGGAATAGGAAGTGCTACACTGATTGGTGGAGCAAACGTAAAACGACAAATTGAAAAGTTGAAAAAGAAACCGCAAATCGTAATTGGAACACCAGGAAGAATGAACGAACTAATTAACCAGAAAAAATTAAAGATGCATCAAGTAAAAACGATTGTATTGGATGAAGCAGATCAACTGTTAGTACCCGAACATATACCTACTATCGAAAAAATCGTGAAAAGTACCTTGAGTGACCGGCAAGTGCTCGTCTTTTCGGCAACTCTACCTAAAATAGTACAATCAAAGGCAGAAGAACTAATGAACAGTCCTGAAGTAATTCGAGTAGGTAAAGAAGATGATGATCGACCAAATGTAGTGTATATGTATCTTGTTTGTGAAGCGAGAGATAAGATTGAACCGCTGCGAAAGCTCGTACGAAATCATGAAATGAAAGCATTAGTATTCGTCAAAGACATTACAACGCTTTCGGTACTGGCAGAAAAACTAGATTATATGGGAATCAATGCAGGAGTTTTACATAGTGACTCCAAAAAGCAAGAGCGCGCTAAAGCAATTAAAGAATTCCGCGAAGGAAAATCTGATCTACTACTAGCTTCAGATGTTGCTGCAAGAGGCTTAGATATCCCTGATTTATCTCATGTTATTCATATGGACTTGCCTAAAGAGACGACACAATTTGTTCATCGTTCCGGAAGAACTGGGCGGTTGGGTGCTGAATCAGGAACCGTTGTAGCCATTGTCACGGAGAGTGAGGAGCGACAACTGCAGAAGTTTAGTCGCCAGTTAAATCTTACTTTTTCAAAGAAAATCCTATTCAAAGGGAAATTAGTTGATTCAAAATAA
- a CDS encoding IS110 family RNA-guided transposase, whose product MNPVVGLDVSKGESQLQAFLDKGKPYRKSFSIKHDLNGLGNLLEFLEEVEDAANGNPPSVVLESTGHYHTPVIQFLEEQQYVYIIVNPLISHRAKSSSLRKVKTDAVDAYHLCELFYKEELEPYKKRGIQLLNLRNLTRQQESIAEISAKTKLQLHSLMDQVFPEYRGVFGSLYSKVSLLTLLEFPTSEAVLKMSERELADRIGALCKSRSDLWAIEKAQKLRDAALRNPFKKNLYESHIFNLEVLVTIVLQYQEHLSKIATEIDALANEIEEYHILQSIPGIGEKIAGTIISEVGEIDRFNDAKKLVAFAGVDPSVYSSGKFTASVNRITKRGSNRLRHALYMAVQSGIRDSRKKKTTDDIMARNKRLREFYDKKREEGKPFRVAVIACVNKLLHWIYALLKSRTTFQDIA is encoded by the coding sequence ATGAATCCAGTCGTTGGTCTGGATGTTTCAAAAGGGGAAAGTCAGCTCCAAGCTTTTTTAGATAAAGGTAAACCATATCGTAAAAGCTTTAGTATTAAGCATGATCTTAATGGACTAGGTAACTTACTAGAATTTCTTGAAGAAGTTGAAGACGCAGCTAATGGCAATCCACCTTCGGTAGTTCTAGAGTCAACTGGTCACTATCATACTCCCGTTATTCAATTTTTGGAGGAACAACAGTATGTTTATATTATAGTAAATCCTCTCATTTCACATCGTGCCAAAAGTTCAAGTCTGCGTAAGGTTAAAACAGATGCTGTGGATGCCTATCACCTTTGTGAGCTGTTTTATAAAGAAGAATTAGAACCTTATAAAAAGCGAGGCATTCAGCTATTAAACCTTCGCAATCTTACTAGACAACAGGAAAGCATTGCAGAAATATCCGCAAAAACTAAGTTGCAGCTGCACTCTTTGATGGATCAGGTATTTCCAGAATATAGAGGTGTATTTGGTAGTTTATATTCTAAGGTTTCGTTGCTTACTTTACTTGAATTCCCAACATCTGAGGCAGTTTTGAAGATGAGTGAAAGAGAATTAGCAGACAGGATTGGTGCGTTATGTAAGAGTCGTTCCGACCTCTGGGCAATAGAAAAAGCACAGAAACTAAGAGATGCAGCTCTTCGTAATCCATTTAAGAAAAACTTATACGAGAGTCATATCTTTAATCTTGAGGTGTTGGTGACGATTGTTCTTCAATACCAAGAGCATCTATCGAAAATTGCGACTGAAATAGATGCCCTCGCTAATGAAATTGAAGAATATCATATACTCCAGTCTATCCCTGGTATCGGAGAAAAAATCGCCGGCACGATTATTTCTGAAGTTGGAGAGATAGATAGGTTCAATGATGCCAAAAAGCTCGTTGCATTTGCTGGAGTAGATCCAAGTGTTTATTCCTCTGGTAAGTTTACGGCATCCGTTAATCGAATTACTAAACGAGGATCCAATAGACTTCGCCATGCCTTATATATGGCGGTCCAAAGTGGTATTCGAGATTCTCGTAAAAAGAAGACAACAGATGATATCATGGCACGCAATAAAAGATTAAGAGAGTTTTACGATAAAAAACGTGAAGAAGGAAAACCCTTTAGAGTAGCAGTTATTGCATGTGTTAACAAGCTCTTACATTGGATTTACGCTTTACTAAAAAGCAGAACTACTTTCCAAGATATAGCTTAG
- the rlmD gene encoding 23S rRNA (uracil(1939)-C(5))-methyltransferase RlmD, producing MNKSKQNGHKPGKKSKKKHEKKSSALTTKKGNKSQGKPSITKKRQGNKKTITAEVTCTGLTNEGKGIVQWDGKQLEVEHLLPGETAEITLSTSGRYVNTELKRVIASSKDRIKPVCSYYYDCGGCQLQHMNEQAQKRFKQETIDELMKPFGKPEPILTMDHPYDYRNKSHTTFGLNKERQIIGGLYAQNSHQLISMDRCLIHDPKADEIWQTIKDMMKSFKMQPYNEDTGRGFLRHVLVKVGKVSGEIMVVLVVASPIFKGKNNFVKALRKAHPEITTILMNVNNRDTSMVLGGQEKVLFGKGTITDTLCGMKFDISAKSFYQINPVQTEKLYAKAIEMAQLTGSETVIDAYCGIGTIGLIASQKAGKVIGVELNKDAVRDAIRNSKRNGVKNARFYQGDSGEFMMEMAARGEKADVVIMDPPRSGSDEAFLSSVVKLKPERIVYVSCNPVTQVRDMRYLVQNGYKVKGMQPVDMFPQTVHVENVAEIVLK from the coding sequence ATGAATAAAAGCAAACAGAATGGACATAAACCGGGAAAAAAATCGAAAAAAAAGCATGAGAAAAAGAGCTCCGCACTGACAACTAAAAAGGGTAACAAATCCCAAGGCAAGCCTTCGATTACAAAGAAGCGTCAAGGTAACAAGAAAACTATAACCGCAGAGGTGACCTGTACAGGCCTGACCAATGAGGGGAAAGGCATAGTCCAGTGGGATGGAAAGCAGCTAGAGGTAGAGCATCTATTGCCAGGTGAAACGGCTGAGATTACTTTGTCCACTAGTGGGCGATATGTTAATACGGAATTGAAGCGGGTAATCGCCTCGTCAAAAGACCGGATCAAGCCAGTATGTTCGTATTATTATGATTGCGGGGGATGTCAGCTGCAGCATATGAACGAGCAGGCGCAAAAGCGTTTCAAGCAGGAAACAATAGATGAATTGATGAAACCATTCGGTAAGCCAGAACCCATTTTAACAATGGATCATCCGTATGATTACCGGAACAAGAGCCATACAACATTTGGTCTGAATAAGGAACGGCAGATTATTGGTGGGTTATACGCTCAGAATAGTCATCAGCTTATCTCGATGGATCGGTGTCTCATTCACGATCCGAAAGCGGATGAGATCTGGCAAACGATTAAGGACATGATGAAGTCCTTTAAAATGCAGCCATATAATGAAGACACTGGACGAGGTTTCCTGCGTCACGTACTGGTGAAGGTCGGCAAGGTCAGTGGTGAGATCATGGTGGTGCTGGTTGTAGCTTCACCTATTTTTAAAGGTAAGAATAATTTTGTAAAAGCTCTTAGGAAGGCGCACCCGGAGATTACCACCATCCTGATGAACGTAAATAACCGGGATACGAGCATGGTTCTAGGTGGTCAGGAGAAAGTGTTGTTCGGTAAAGGGACTATAACAGACACCCTGTGTGGAATGAAGTTTGATATTTCCGCGAAATCCTTCTATCAGATTAATCCGGTCCAGACGGAAAAGTTATATGCAAAAGCCATTGAAATGGCCCAGTTGACTGGAAGTGAAACCGTAATTGATGCGTACTGTGGGATCGGTACAATTGGTCTGATTGCTAGTCAAAAGGCTGGCAAAGTCATTGGAGTAGAGTTGAATAAGGATGCTGTTCGAGACGCAATCCGCAATTCAAAGCGCAACGGCGTGAAAAATGCCCGTTTCTATCAAGGCGATTCCGGGGAATTCATGATGGAGATGGCAGCACGTGGTGAGAAAGCGGATGTAGTAATTATGGATCCACCACGAAGCGGGAGTGATGAAGCGTTCTTGTCTAGTGTCGTTAAGCTTAAGCCAGAACGTATAGTTTATGTGTCCTGCAATCCGGTGACGCAGGTGCGGGATATGAGATATTTAGTACAGAACGGATATAAGGTAAAAGGGATGCAGCCAGTGGATATGTTTCCACAGACGGTGCATGTAGAAAACGTAGCGGAGATAGTGTTGAAATAG
- a CDS encoding phosphoglycerate dehydrogenase, whose protein sequence is MKIIVTSPSFGKFNPDIYDELQSEGYEVVKLIPYDRQVMLQEVVDADAIIVGLETMDEEIMATGKQLKIITKHGVGVDNIDLDAAMRCGIAVSNTPGTNNDAVADLAFGLMLSVARSIPDANSNLKEEKWLRYDGNSVWGKTLGIVGLGAIGKGVAKRAKGFSMDVLGYDITEPTQEEVENGINRVSLVELFQQADYISLHVPLNKFTKHMVGKEQFDMMKDSAILINTARGGLIDEEELKYALLNNRIKGCGLDVFDEEPPTNYDLLKLDNLVVTPHMAAYTIEAVQLTSETAANNVRKALKNEGEVNVVN, encoded by the coding sequence ATGAAAATTATTGTGACATCCCCTAGCTTTGGAAAATTCAATCCAGATATTTATGATGAGCTTCAAAGCGAAGGATACGAGGTTGTGAAACTGATTCCATATGATCGACAAGTCATGTTGCAAGAGGTTGTTGATGCCGATGCTATTATTGTAGGATTAGAAACAATGGATGAGGAAATTATGGCTACGGGAAAACAATTAAAGATAATTACCAAGCATGGTGTTGGGGTTGACAACATAGATTTAGATGCTGCTATGCGATGCGGCATTGCTGTTTCTAACACACCAGGTACCAATAATGATGCCGTAGCAGACCTTGCTTTTGGATTAATGCTGAGTGTAGCAAGATCTATTCCTGATGCAAATAGCAATTTGAAAGAAGAAAAATGGCTGAGATATGATGGGAATTCCGTTTGGGGAAAGACGTTGGGTATTGTTGGACTTGGTGCCATTGGGAAGGGTGTAGCTAAAAGAGCCAAAGGATTTTCAATGGACGTGTTAGGCTATGATATTACCGAACCGACACAAGAAGAAGTTGAGAACGGAATAAACCGAGTCTCTTTAGTGGAGTTATTCCAACAGGCGGATTATATTTCATTGCACGTGCCACTTAATAAATTCACAAAGCACATGGTTGGAAAAGAACAGTTCGATATGATGAAGGATAGTGCCATATTAATAAATACTGCACGTGGTGGTTTGATTGATGAAGAAGAATTAAAATATGCACTGTTAAATAACCGAATCAAAGGGTGTGGATTGGATGTTTTTGATGAAGAACCCCCAACTAATTATGATTTATTGAAACTAGATAACTTAGTAGTCACCCCACACATGGCAGCCTACACGATCGAGGCTGTTCAACTAACAAGTGAAACAGCAGCTAACAACGTAAGAAAAGCCCTGAAAAATGAGGGTGAAGTAAACGTAGTGAACTAG
- a CDS encoding GIY-YIG nuclease family protein, with protein MDILYLASITIIVFLVYKAFKRFVRSETKQSMVKEWHHLDPLSQRFDSNELDTSYVYFIKESGMDHIKIGKADDPEQRKKELSTGSAHTHEIVHLIKSKKPYKTENLFHSYFHDKRFKGEWFDLTESELRWIQKENYPREIEDSIKGY; from the coding sequence TTGGACATATTGTATTTAGCTAGTATCACTATTATTGTTTTTTTGGTTTATAAAGCATTCAAAAGATTTGTAAGAAGTGAAACTAAACAATCAATGGTAAAAGAATGGCATCATTTAGATCCGTTAAGTCAACGCTTCGATTCAAACGAACTTGATACGAGTTACGTTTATTTTATAAAAGAATCTGGCATGGATCATATTAAAATTGGAAAAGCAGATGATCCAGAACAACGCAAAAAAGAGCTAAGTACCGGTTCAGCGCATACCCATGAAATCGTTCACCTTATAAAAAGTAAAAAACCGTATAAAACAGAAAATCTGTTCCATTCTTACTTTCATGATAAACGATTTAAAGGGGAATGGTTTGATTTAACGGAGAGCGAGCTAAGGTGGATTCAAAAAGAAAACTATCCAAGAGAGATTGAAGATTCGATAAAGGGGTATTAA
- a CDS encoding DUF3892 domain-containing protein, giving the protein MDNQEFEKIFQDYKQQGEEQAQQEVPASGELGKEQIVAVRKNDEGDIIAFKTNSGRELDYVTAIDEAKAGKIEHVDVFHKYGRDIIRSEPDGIKENNLDQLDTF; this is encoded by the coding sequence ATGGACAATCAAGAATTCGAGAAAATATTTCAAGATTATAAACAGCAGGGTGAGGAACAAGCTCAGCAGGAAGTGCCAGCATCAGGAGAGCTTGGAAAAGAACAAATTGTTGCTGTTCGAAAAAATGATGAGGGCGATATTATTGCATTTAAAACGAATAGCGGCAGAGAGTTAGACTACGTAACCGCAATTGATGAAGCAAAAGCAGGAAAAATTGAGCATGTCGATGTATTTCATAAATATGGTCGAGACATTATCCGTAGTGAACCTGACGGTATTAAAGAAAATAATCTAGATCAATTAGATACATTTTAA
- a CDS encoding phosphate/phosphite/phosphonate ABC transporter substrate-binding protein, which produces MKNVMKKVMLPLLLVILLAACNTAEGETSAENNEWPESMTLVQMPDENNPTEAASMHGALKEHLTEELGIEVEEHDGASYAVGIEAMAAGNLDVMLGSPMSYYQAKEKAGAELLVTPTLPEGSNYYTSFITQADNEEINSIEDLEGTNFAFVNAASSSGYLYPKATLVQELDLDPDKMEQSGYFFANVTFSEGHPNSLMGVSMGDFEAAAVAHSVIEMTAESGNFNPDDIKVIGRTQDIPDASYMVRGDLPEDFKQALQDAFVSFEDESYFESLHGDAKARFKATEPDYYDSALESLDTINALEDVQE; this is translated from the coding sequence ATGAAAAATGTAATGAAGAAAGTTATGTTACCACTTCTCTTAGTAATCCTATTAGCAGCATGCAATACCGCTGAAGGTGAAACTTCTGCAGAAAATAATGAATGGCCTGAAAGCATGACACTAGTGCAAATGCCTGATGAAAATAATCCGACTGAGGCTGCTTCCATGCATGGAGCTTTAAAAGAACATCTGACAGAAGAACTTGGTATTGAAGTCGAGGAACATGATGGAGCAAGCTACGCAGTTGGAATCGAAGCAATGGCTGCTGGAAATCTCGATGTGATGCTTGGTAGCCCAATGAGTTACTATCAGGCGAAAGAGAAGGCTGGAGCGGAATTATTAGTCACGCCAACATTACCAGAGGGTAGTAATTATTACACCTCTTTTATTACGCAAGCAGATAATGAAGAAATCAACAGTATAGAAGATTTGGAAGGGACAAACTTTGCTTTTGTTAACGCAGCTTCTTCTTCTGGTTATCTTTACCCGAAGGCAACGCTTGTACAGGAATTAGATTTAGATCCAGATAAAATGGAACAATCCGGCTATTTCTTTGCAAATGTTACTTTCTCTGAAGGTCATCCAAATAGTTTAATGGGTGTCAGTATGGGAGATTTTGAAGCAGCAGCGGTGGCACATAGTGTAATTGAAATGACAGCTGAATCAGGTAATTTTAATCCAGATGATATCAAAGTTATCGGACGTACACAAGATATTCCAGATGCTTCCTATATGGTTCGTGGTGACTTACCAGAAGATTTTAAGCAAGCACTACAAGATGCCTTTGTATCATTTGAAGATGAATCTTACTTTGAGTCACTTCATGGTGATGCTAAAGCTCGCTTTAAAGCAACAGAGCCCGATTATTATGACTCTGCTTTAGAATCATTAGATACCATCAATGCGTTAGAGGATGTACAAGAATAA